In Sporomusaceae bacterium, the following proteins share a genomic window:
- a CDS encoding response regulator, which translates to MAVKRPVVLVIDDQPGIRRLLMEVLQEEGYAVLEASNGYDGLQKARDHRPALILMDMKMPGMDGIETLRELRRLGIGERVIMMTAYGELDLVTEAKEIGAADYITKPFDILALCEMINKNLAVDLAPGQMAIS; encoded by the coding sequence ATGGCGGTGAAAAGACCCGTAGTGCTTGTTATCGATGATCAGCCCGGTATCCGGCGGCTGCTGATGGAGGTGCTGCAGGAGGAAGGCTATGCCGTTCTGGAGGCGTCCAACGGTTACGATGGGCTGCAGAAGGCCCGCGACCACCGGCCGGCGCTGATTCTCATGGATATGAAGATGCCCGGCATGGACGGCATCGAGACGCTGCGCGAACTCAGGCGGCTCGGTATCGGCGAGCGGGTTATCATGATGACCGCTTACGGCGAACTGGACCTCGTCACCGAGGCGAAAGAGATCGGTGCGGCCGATTATATCACCAAACCGTTCGATATCCTGGCGCTGTGCGAGATGATCAATAAGAACCTGGCGGTCGACCTGGCACCGGGCCAGATGGCTATCAGCTAG
- a CDS encoding Yip1 family protein, whose amino-acid sequence MGPFLELLYDVIFSPAAAMRQIAARRPVGQAFAAFLLSIIIPAGAIYFALQATAAGKFAGVFFAAAVCVRLLMWFVGSAVLQLIAELFGGQGTAVGLFAAIGFAHLPFIFAVPLAVAGLLLPAGAAAMLFAAGVLVLIFWVLALTVVAIRGVHGLSVAKATLVLLTPLLAALAALVAAVVFVGAAFWPPLG is encoded by the coding sequence ATGGGACCGTTTCTTGAGCTGCTTTATGACGTTATCTTCAGCCCGGCCGCGGCGATGCGGCAGATCGCGGCCCGCCGCCCGGTGGGGCAGGCGTTCGCCGCTTTCCTGCTGAGTATCATCATTCCGGCGGGGGCGATATATTTCGCTCTTCAGGCGACGGCCGCCGGGAAGTTCGCCGGCGTGTTCTTCGCCGCGGCGGTCTGCGTCCGGCTGCTGATGTGGTTCGTGGGTTCGGCCGTGCTGCAGCTGATTGCTGAACTTTTCGGCGGCCAGGGGACGGCGGTCGGCCTGTTCGCGGCGATCGGTTTTGCGCATTTGCCGTTTATTTTCGCCGTGCCGCTGGCGGTGGCCGGGCTGCTGCTGCCGGCAGGGGCGGCGGCGATGCTTTTTGCCGCGGGGGTGCTTGTGCTGATTTTCTGGGTGCTGGCGCTGACGGTGGTCGCCATCCGGGGCGTCCACGGCCTGAGCGTGGCCAAGGCGACACTGGTGCTGCTGACGCCGCTGCTGGCGGCGCTGGCGGCGCTTGTGGCGGCGGTGGTGTTCGTCGGCGCGGCCTTCTGGCCGCCGCTGGGGTGA